In one window of Bacteriovorax sp. BAL6_X DNA:
- a CDS encoding endonuclease I family protein: MKLRLLVVALLALTATAGYYPESFKADIANDLLKNENLRTQLQRITSQNHTKNSYSQAKRYLFNELHLKYDEGNKPYVKGVYCNKVFNGNTPNIGSIGNGRTPNHQVVNCEHTWPQSKFTGAFSSRLQKGDLHHLFPTDSKANSVRSSNDFGDIKSGKSATRDCFASHSDGHYFEPPVEHKGNVARAMFYFATRYGAKINSRMENYLRRWHAEDPVDSEEIERNDKIERIQGNRNPFIDFPELVSDIKDF; encoded by the coding sequence TTGAAATTAAGACTCTTAGTAGTGGCACTACTCGCCCTAACGGCTACTGCCGGTTACTATCCGGAATCATTTAAAGCAGATATCGCAAATGACCTTTTAAAAAATGAAAACCTAAGAACACAACTACAGAGAATTACAAGCCAAAATCACACAAAAAATTCTTACTCTCAGGCCAAGCGCTACCTTTTTAATGAATTACATTTAAAATACGATGAAGGTAATAAGCCTTATGTAAAAGGTGTTTACTGTAATAAGGTATTTAATGGGAACACTCCAAATATTGGTTCAATTGGAAATGGAAGAACTCCAAATCATCAGGTCGTAAACTGTGAACACACTTGGCCTCAGTCAAAATTTACGGGTGCCTTTAGTTCAAGGCTACAAAAAGGAGATCTTCACCACCTCTTCCCAACTGATTCAAAAGCAAATAGCGTACGTAGCTCCAATGACTTTGGTGATATTAAAAGTGGTAAGAGCGCGACAAGAGACTGCTTTGCCTCTCACTCAGATGGGCACTATTTTGAGCCACCTGTAGAGCACAAAGGTAACGTTGCTCGTGCAATGTTCTACTTTGCAACACGCTATGGAGCAAAGATTAACAGTAGAATGGAAAACTATTTAAGAAGATGGCACGCGGAAGATCCGGTAGATAGTGAAGAGATCGAGCGCAATGATAAAATCGAGAGAATTCAAGGAAATAGAAATCCTTTTATCGACTTTCCTGAGCTAGTTTCAGATATCAAAGACTTCTAA
- a CDS encoding endonuclease I family protein, producing MKIAIVLSTLLLALTINASELNNYYPKETKNFLARGGEELKSYLFEVLNTTHQETNAQDVLGCDSKNKGRCYGQRSLGYKGARKVLFGKIHLKEDDKGYYIKDVYCQKTLRRYQTRSMGPGQIPNSNVLNCEHTWPQSKFTGRFDKGLQKSDLHHLYPTDSKANSVRGNYEFDNVDGFPVDYEDCTASQTQGNGAFEPPADHKGNVARALFYFSVRYDISISSNQERVLREWDKLDPVDAEERERNNIIYSVQNNRNPFIDIPNLADKINNF from the coding sequence ATGAAAATCGCAATCGTTCTATCAACACTACTTCTCGCTCTTACGATTAATGCTTCGGAATTAAACAACTACTACCCAAAAGAAACTAAAAATTTTCTTGCAAGAGGTGGAGAGGAATTAAAGAGCTATCTTTTTGAAGTCCTAAATACAACTCACCAAGAAACAAATGCACAGGATGTACTTGGATGTGATTCTAAGAATAAAGGTCGTTGTTATGGCCAAAGAAGCCTTGGATACAAAGGTGCTAGAAAAGTTCTTTTCGGAAAAATCCATTTAAAAGAAGATGATAAAGGTTACTACATTAAAGATGTATACTGCCAGAAAACACTAAGAAGATACCAAACTCGCTCAATGGGTCCAGGGCAAATCCCTAACTCTAACGTTCTAAACTGTGAGCACACTTGGCCACAATCAAAATTTACTGGCCGTTTTGATAAAGGACTTCAAAAGTCAGACCTACACCACCTATACCCTACTGATTCAAAAGCAAACTCTGTAAGAGGTAACTACGAGTTTGATAATGTAGATGGTTTTCCAGTAGATTATGAAGATTGTACAGCTTCTCAAACTCAAGGTAATGGTGCTTTCGAGCCACCAGCGGATCATAAAGGAAATGTTGCAAGAGCACTTTTCTACTTCTCTGTAAGATACGATATCTCAATCTCAAGTAACCAAGAAAGAGTTCTTAGAGAGTGGGACAAACTTGATCCAGTTGATGCAGAAGAAAGAGAAAGAAATAATATTATTTATTCTGTTCAAAATAACAGAAATCCATTTATTGATATCCCTAACCTAGCTGATAAGATCAATAACTTCTAA
- a CDS encoding replication-associated recombination protein A: MQQGLFNAEDNKVTPLAHQVRPENRQDYEGFDALARRFPFLRSDTIPSLIIWGPPGSGKTTLAKVLGNEIHANFYEFSAVLSGVADLKKLIQKAQEEARDFQRKSIIFIDEIHRFNKAQQDALLPHVEQGSFILIGATTENPRRSVNRALLSRMKIIELKSFTTDKIRSLIKRTISKLEKELSQEYLELICDYANGDARIALGSLEVIFSLLEQEDEIDFETVKNIIKENSRNFDAGGDRHYDVISAFIKSMRGSDPNSAILWLAVMLDGGEDPVFIARRLVIFASEDVGNADLNALTVATNALHVVQNIGMPEARITLAQATTYLASTVKSNAAYNAINEALAYVENSQTIEVPEHLKNFPDKFHKVKYQYPHSFEGSFVRQQYAPNGTPKFYQPKDIGVEKNIKKRLSELWGY, from the coding sequence ATGCAACAAGGCTTATTTAACGCAGAAGATAATAAAGTTACTCCCCTGGCCCATCAGGTTAGACCTGAAAATAGGCAGGATTATGAAGGCTTTGACGCGCTAGCTAGACGCTTTCCTTTCCTCAGAAGCGATACTATTCCTTCATTAATAATTTGGGGGCCTCCTGGAAGTGGAAAGACTACTTTGGCCAAGGTTTTGGGTAACGAAATTCATGCAAATTTCTATGAATTTAGTGCTGTTCTATCAGGAGTTGCAGATCTAAAAAAGCTTATTCAAAAGGCCCAGGAAGAGGCCCGTGACTTCCAAAGAAAATCCATTATCTTTATTGATGAAATACATCGCTTTAATAAGGCCCAACAAGATGCCCTCCTTCCTCATGTTGAACAAGGAAGCTTCATCCTTATTGGTGCAACAACTGAGAATCCTCGTCGATCTGTAAATCGCGCTCTCCTATCACGTATGAAGATCATTGAGCTTAAGTCTTTTACAACAGATAAGATTCGCTCACTGATAAAGAGAACTATTTCCAAGTTGGAAAAAGAATTGTCACAAGAGTATCTCGAACTTATTTGCGACTATGCCAACGGTGATGCAAGAATTGCCCTCGGTAGTTTAGAAGTAATCTTCTCTCTTCTTGAGCAAGAAGATGAAATTGATTTTGAGACTGTTAAAAATATTATTAAAGAGAACTCCCGTAATTTTGATGCTGGTGGAGACCGTCACTACGATGTGATATCGGCTTTCATTAAGAGTATGCGTGGGAGTGATCCTAACTCGGCCATTCTTTGGCTAGCTGTTATGCTAGATGGTGGAGAAGATCCAGTTTTCATTGCAAGAAGACTTGTAATCTTTGCCAGTGAGGATGTCGGAAATGCTGATCTAAACGCATTAACAGTGGCCACAAACGCCCTTCATGTAGTTCAAAATATTGGAATGCCAGAAGCAAGAATCACACTCGCTCAAGCGACGACTTATCTAGCTAGTACAGTAAAGAGTAATGCTGCTTATAATGCTATAAATGAAGCACTGGCCTACGTTGAAAACTCACAGACAATTGAGGTTCCCGAGCATTTAAAAAACTTTCCAGATAAGTTTCACAAGGTAAAGTATCAATACCCACACAGTTTTGAAGGCTCATTCGTGAGACAACAATATGCACCTAATGGTACACCAAAGTTCTATCAACCTAAAGATATAGGTGTCGAAAAGAATATTAAAAAGCGCTTATCAGAATTATGGGGCTATTAA
- the rpsU gene encoding 30S ribosomal protein S21 encodes MSKDYSIKIEIDERLSAERALKKFKRYCEAFGVIREYRKRQEYKKPSIRNKEKLQAAEKRRKKTQTKYSRGSKI; translated from the coding sequence ATGTCTAAAGATTACTCAATCAAAATCGAGATCGATGAAAGATTAAGTGCGGAAAGAGCTCTTAAGAAATTCAAGAGATACTGCGAAGCTTTCGGTGTTATTAGAGAATACAGAAAGAGACAAGAGTATAAGAAGCCTTCTATTAGAAATAAAGAAAAGCTACAAGCGGCTGAGAAGAGAAGAAAGAAAACTCAGACGAAGTACAGTAGAGGTTCTAAAATCTAA
- a CDS encoding pyruvate, water dikinase regulatory protein, producing MKIIIISDGTGSTAKAISRAAMTQFPESEVFYTGFKNVRTKEQIKSIFDEAAIHHDLVIYTIVSAELREYTKEISMQKHVRSLDLMGPVLTTFSNYFHQEPKSEPGLLHAVNSEYFDRVAAMEFTLNHDDGRNVETLHLADVILVGISRTSKTPLSVYLSQHGIKVVNIPIINGQDLPKELFEIDQRKIFALTIDPEALYSIRKNRLNKLGATEHTGDYADTNKVIEELEWANEIFGKNKRWPVFDVTDRALEETATDIMKLLQMRKNNIFKQLMSESDE from the coding sequence ATGAAAATAATTATTATTTCTGACGGTACAGGTTCAACAGCAAAAGCGATCAGTCGCGCGGCCATGACACAGTTCCCAGAAAGCGAAGTCTTCTATACAGGTTTTAAAAATGTTCGCACAAAGGAACAAATTAAATCAATTTTTGACGAAGCAGCTATTCATCACGACCTCGTAATTTATACAATCGTTTCAGCAGAACTTAGAGAATATACAAAAGAAATCTCAATGCAAAAGCATGTGCGCTCTCTTGATTTAATGGGGCCAGTACTTACGACTTTCTCTAATTACTTTCATCAAGAGCCTAAGAGTGAACCCGGTCTTCTACATGCTGTTAATTCTGAATACTTTGACCGTGTTGCTGCCATGGAGTTTACGCTTAACCACGATGATGGAAGAAATGTTGAAACTCTCCACCTAGCGGATGTAATTCTTGTAGGGATTTCTCGTACATCGAAAACACCTCTTTCAGTGTACCTATCTCAACACGGAATTAAGGTTGTAAATATCCCTATTATTAATGGACAAGATCTTCCAAAAGAACTCTTTGAAATTGATCAAAGAAAAATCTTTGCGCTTACAATTGATCCTGAAGCACTTTATTCAATTCGTAAAAATCGTTTAAATAAACTTGGTGCAACTGAGCACACGGGCGATTATGCAGATACTAATAAAGTTATCGAAGAGCTGGAATGGGCCAATGAAATCTTTGGCAAGAATAAGAGATGGCCAGTATTTGATGTTACTGACCGCGCCCTAGAAGAGACGGCCACAGATATCATGAAACTGCTTCAAATGAGAAAGAATAATATTTTCAAGCAGTTAATGAGTGAGTCTGACGAATAA
- the miaA gene encoding tRNA (adenosine(37)-N6)-dimethylallyltransferase MiaA: MTKKLILILGPTASGKTGISIELAKQIGIERCHVINFDSVLFYNELNIGSAKPDEEEMNGVPHHLVSISPITNELNASDFVELAKNKINELHARGIIPILVGGSAFYLRSLIRGMYESESTDEAIQQEARSLYEKEGMAPIVNYLKIHDPESLENLHENDHYRRTRAYEYHRMTGKRISEQKKQADDQGAYDFSTNIHGWETLNICLDLPKEEHWEIILKRTKQMLSQGLLDEVKEIMKSSKHHAELKALKTIGYKESIQFLNGEITSEEELIEKIYFATRRLAKSQKTFLKKVTPLSRFHPLSQRNDIYNLVEDFILE; this comes from the coding sequence ATGACAAAGAAATTGATTCTTATATTAGGGCCTACGGCTTCTGGAAAAACTGGTATTAGCATTGAGCTTGCTAAGCAAATAGGTATCGAAAGATGCCACGTTATCAATTTCGATAGTGTCCTCTTTTATAATGAATTAAATATTGGAAGTGCCAAGCCTGATGAAGAAGAAATGAATGGCGTGCCCCATCATCTTGTTAGTATCTCCCCCATTACAAATGAACTTAATGCTTCAGATTTTGTGGAGCTAGCAAAGAATAAAATCAATGAGCTACATGCAAGAGGAATTATTCCTATTCTTGTTGGAGGAAGTGCCTTCTACCTTAGAAGTTTAATTCGTGGCATGTACGAGTCCGAATCAACAGATGAGGCCATTCAGCAAGAGGCCCGCTCCCTATACGAAAAAGAGGGTATGGCCCCAATTGTGAACTACCTTAAGATACATGATCCTGAATCACTTGAGAACCTTCATGAGAACGATCACTATCGTCGTACTCGTGCCTATGAGTATCATCGTATGACGGGGAAGAGAATCTCTGAGCAGAAGAAGCAAGCCGATGATCAGGGTGCGTATGACTTTTCAACAAATATTCACGGTTGGGAAACTCTAAATATCTGCCTTGATTTACCAAAAGAAGAACATTGGGAAATTATTTTAAAACGCACAAAGCAGATGCTCTCTCAAGGTTTATTAGATGAAGTCAAAGAGATTATGAAGAGCAGTAAGCATCATGCTGAACTTAAGGCCTTAAAGACCATTGGCTACAAAGAAAGCATCCAATTCTTAAATGGTGAGATTACATCTGAAGAGGAATTAATCGAGAAGATTTATTTTGCAACTCGCCGACTTGCCAAGTCCCAAAAAACCTTCCTAAAGAAAGTGACTCCCCTATCTCGCTTTCACCCGTTGAGTCAGCGAAATGACATCTATAACCTTGTCGAAGACTTCATTCTTGAATAA
- the mutL gene encoding DNA mismatch repair endonuclease MutL — protein MEISENTQNRINLLPEHLIDQIKAGEVVERPANVLKELLENSIDANSTKVRVTIINAGLDLIAIEDNGDGMFFDELPYAFCRHATSKINNFEDIYRLNTFGFRGEALASISSVARISCHSAPRSNPEEGAKYVIHGARTVEHSKYSTHKSGTSTYVKDLFFNTPVRLKFVKSGQSEKNALKRVINSFLINYPQVEFSITWDDQDPDIYRAQEHTVNRVGEIFKKKSRKNRPEILQSYGEYLGSSCQFYISKDASKGYSGKQQFLFVNNRLFTDKKIHQIIIRNMEKFWPQGLTGDYIMQFKVPENEIDVNVHPNKTIIKFLKSNEIFSLTSATAKKLISENQDLITENHSLEINEEEANFNSLSSALFNQGADNIIADNFSGGLNLQRFQNELNQSTDFHGQSSLFGENASGQQSELTISALGENIFLFNHVERGPHFVDAQVFLDEACEHIDIDNMTPLLISEPISKDISDLENLAQYMAMGIEIERLDGHTCVLRSVSHVLEDLPYAKIATNIINDCELLKDLELQVNEVRKLLSFISFYELVEKKIAKKISPKKLRKLLK, from the coding sequence ATGGAAATATCAGAAAATACACAAAATAGAATTAACCTTCTTCCCGAACACTTAATTGATCAAATCAAGGCCGGTGAGGTTGTTGAACGCCCGGCCAATGTTCTTAAAGAATTACTAGAAAATTCAATTGATGCAAACTCAACTAAAGTTCGAGTTACTATTATCAATGCAGGACTTGACCTCATTGCAATTGAAGATAATGGCGATGGAATGTTCTTTGACGAACTCCCCTATGCCTTCTGCCGTCACGCAACTTCTAAAATAAATAATTTTGAAGATATTTATCGCCTCAATACTTTTGGCTTTCGTGGCGAGGCCCTTGCCTCAATTTCTTCAGTTGCACGTATATCTTGTCACTCTGCCCCTCGCTCTAATCCGGAGGAAGGTGCAAAGTATGTCATTCACGGTGCGCGAACAGTTGAGCATTCAAAGTACTCAACACATAAGAGTGGGACTTCGACTTATGTCAAAGACCTCTTCTTTAATACACCTGTTCGCTTAAAATTTGTGAAATCTGGTCAAAGTGAGAAGAATGCACTTAAACGTGTTATCAATTCTTTCTTAATTAACTATCCACAAGTTGAGTTTTCTATCACTTGGGATGATCAAGACCCTGATATTTATCGAGCTCAAGAGCATACTGTTAATCGTGTTGGAGAAATTTTTAAAAAGAAGTCTCGTAAGAATAGGCCTGAAATACTTCAGTCCTATGGTGAGTATCTTGGATCAAGTTGCCAGTTTTATATTTCAAAAGATGCCTCTAAAGGTTATAGCGGTAAACAGCAGTTTCTCTTTGTAAACAACCGCCTCTTTACAGATAAGAAGATTCATCAAATCATAATTCGAAATATGGAAAAGTTTTGGCCTCAAGGCCTTACTGGTGATTACATCATGCAATTTAAAGTTCCAGAAAATGAAATTGATGTAAACGTTCACCCTAATAAAACCATTATTAAATTTTTAAAAAGTAATGAGATATTCTCTCTAACAAGTGCAACAGCAAAGAAGCTTATTTCAGAAAATCAAGACCTTATTACAGAGAATCACTCTCTTGAGATAAATGAGGAAGAGGCGAATTTTAATTCCCTTTCAAGTGCCCTCTTTAACCAAGGTGCAGATAATATCATTGCCGATAATTTTAGTGGAGGGTTAAATCTTCAAAGATTTCAAAATGAATTAAACCAATCTACTGACTTTCATGGGCAGAGTTCTCTGTTTGGAGAAAACGCTAGTGGCCAACAAAGTGAGCTAACTATTTCGGCGCTGGGTGAGAATATCTTTCTCTTTAATCACGTTGAAAGAGGGCCGCACTTTGTGGATGCCCAAGTCTTCCTAGATGAAGCTTGTGAACATATTGATATCGATAATATGACTCCTTTGTTAATTTCTGAGCCAATCTCAAAAGATATCTCAGATCTGGAAAATCTTGCACAATACATGGCAATGGGGATTGAAATTGAGCGCCTTGATGGACACACATGTGTCTTAAGATCAGTATCCCATGTTCTTGAAGACCTTCCCTACGCAAAGATTGCTACTAATATAATTAATGATTGTGAGCTTCTTAAAGATTTAGAGCTTCAAGTAAATGAAGTTAGAAAACTCCTTTCATTTATTTCATTCTACGAGCTAGTTGAGAAGAAGATTGCAAAGAAGATCTCGCCAAAGAAATTGAGAAAATTATTAAAATGA
- a CDS encoding GGDEF domain-containing protein: MSDDATLVLTDIKAALASANKEAEDKPAALLVVGGDLNGTLFDLKEEEITVGRSAKCDIPLEFNGISREHFKLVSSTDGYQVVDLGSRNGTFLNNSKVEAPTELQKGDIIKMGAMALKYLPKGDPERLTYDKLQLEANTDGLTACYNKSFFNKKLDIEVKKSKVTGTPLSLIVFDLDHFKKLNDNYGHDAGDYVLKELAEVIRSNGIRETDIFARYGGEEFVVLLPKTNIKQSYEIAERLRKAVETHDFIYDDNKLPVTASIGVSDYRQGVSSGTDLFKRADSAVYKSKEGGRNQVNFYRD; the protein is encoded by the coding sequence ATGAGTGATGACGCTACTCTAGTATTAACTGACATCAAAGCTGCCCTAGCATCAGCGAATAAAGAAGCCGAAGATAAGCCTGCGGCCCTTCTTGTTGTTGGTGGTGATTTAAACGGTACTCTTTTCGATTTAAAGGAAGAAGAGATTACGGTTGGTCGAAGTGCAAAGTGTGATATTCCACTTGAATTTAATGGAATCTCAAGAGAGCACTTTAAACTAGTTTCATCAACAGATGGATATCAAGTAGTTGATCTAGGCTCTAGAAATGGAACCTTCCTAAACAATAGTAAAGTTGAAGCCCCTACTGAATTACAAAAAGGTGACATCATTAAGATGGGTGCAATGGCACTTAAATACCTTCCTAAAGGTGATCCAGAAAGACTTACATATGATAAACTTCAACTAGAAGCTAATACAGATGGGCTTACTGCTTGCTACAACAAGTCTTTCTTTAACAAGAAACTTGATATTGAAGTAAAGAAGTCGAAAGTAACAGGTACACCACTTTCTTTAATTGTTTTCGACCTAGACCACTTTAAGAAACTTAATGATAATTATGGACACGATGCTGGAGACTACGTTTTAAAAGAACTAGCTGAAGTCATTCGATCAAATGGAATTAGAGAAACTGATATCTTTGCTCGCTACGGTGGAGAAGAGTTTGTTGTCCTACTTCCAAAAACTAATATTAAACAATCATACGAAATCGCTGAGCGCCTAAGAAAGGCCGTTGAGACTCACGATTTCATTTACGACGATAATAAGTTACCGGTAACTGCATCGATTGGTGTTTCAGACTACAGACAGGGAGTTAGTAGTGGAACAGACCTATTTAAAAGGGCCGACTCTGCAGTATACAAATCCAAGGAAGGTGGAAGAAACCAGGTTAATTTCTATCGCGACTAG